A genomic segment from Neodiprion lecontei isolate iyNeoLeco1 chromosome 1, iyNeoLeco1.1, whole genome shotgun sequence encodes:
- the LOC107218539 gene encoding uncharacterized protein LOC107218539 isoform X2, with protein sequence MGWLTQCVCGARSAGSEPDVRQKSAGKRGKKRKNKKGEQKNSAGSPNVNRNAIAIEPVAQSTELNSSNRDEAVLKDAGHVSNNRHVDVEAGIKNSEKLSTPDKKCEIVHENSEFAAESSCSNFSSSIVDHEKYITDDPSFEQISLNFDHDPGAVRPKRWSIHGTDTNNGNVGNLGLRYFKKTPQSTEKNTVFAVKKSSTNASNENKFSTTSTKGDHRFGFRTVKDIDLQDSRQATEGVSTALGSVDRKLGLSYVVLKQTEESSRNGDSTGMVPFSGDSDVGNFERAYVVLPEIERDKSAESNDPNQKQRRTLQNPHRATMPISRLPRSKPNVVKKSSDFPEIQTNKYGFRQPAGSPVTTPVTEINRSRNSCSFEIPWFDDKTVTKKPRQSKILKPQEIPKIATKIKESNETALANERLKEHGNGRVHSAIVSGVNWEQRSVTVEWFERGETKGKEVEIDAILALNPELVPKTMGPPPPVNNHMMPSRNKDSSGEEDDGVDEYENQDEGSLGRSGAQQTTRNGLSSATLPVRVTSRLSNTTRASIPVKAVPNRQITRAGRPTNIIPPITSVNGHGDSISGLTRRELENIPPTPVTPAPSSASTVAMSKQKQLQIQQAQQQQLQIQQQQQQLQQQQAAQIENGRGRRSNVVKEVERLKKNREERRQRQAELKEEKEALMNLDPGNPNWEFLAMIREYQNTIDFRPLRDTDAVEDHQITVCVRKRPLNRKEVNRKEVDVISVPSKDQMVVHEPKAKVDLTKYLENQLFRFDYAFDETCTNEIVYKYTAKPLVQTIFEGGMATCFAYGQTGSGKTHTMGGDFNGKTQDCKKGIYAMVAKDVFKYLKSTKYRPLNLIISASFFEIYSGKVFDLLAEKEKLRVLEDGKQQVQIVGLTEKVVESCDEVLKLIQHGNSARTSGQTSANANSSRSHAVFQIIARTPGTHKVHGKFSLIDLAGNERGADTSSANRQTRMEGAEINKSLLALKECIRALGRKGTHLPFRASKLTQVLRDSFIGEKSKTCMIAMISPGMSSCEHSLNTLRYADRVKELAATDPTEVKAPSTDDDERGLKIEDHSNNSVLSDSDLAQLRSLNEGELSQDLYTFHEAVSALQLLEEEVLDTHKLVVDNTTRFLNDAHSVFSATHEVDYDQEDTHAMTKANSIFTLSHNWRGSNATLNTTLSINDKLNNNPDYDSHSNLNSSTQISGKNSYNSPWKDELNFGNSENSDSDQDKLEVESEKKYSETLSTVSINTMHNKTFSDRTTPPHKKCETRRSTISGIKKYSKYNWAGTFDNRAKKKISFMESSLSKSITAEGNVESREISDKNECRTTEKKTMNFTINPTSECNSCDSYEDDSLKVNDKFSDELKYTKFSNIDRTSDSKLNNMIESDLIFPPVTDNSYFIKNDASPARINIFTDCSDKNLEMPSILKSTANTASSILKVNQQMKNRYHIKLDTLQPNFNTSVPEKGPIDSGFERTSTLVKKCVLKKSIDSNIAEISVVESQIEDPKLMKKSLCRKLFQIASNLIINVILFTLLPAVYIAFFAYLHSVNE encoded by the exons ATGGGTTGGTTGACACAATGCGTTTGTGGTGCTCGGAGCGCCGGCTCGGAACCGGATGTGAGGCAGAAAAGTGCGGGAAAACGtgggaaaaagagaaaaaacaagaaaggGGAACAGAAAAATTCCGCTGGGTCGCCAAATGTCAATCGAAACGCCATCGCGATCGAACCGGTGGCCCAGAGCACAGAGCTAAATTCTTCAAACCGGGATGAAGCTGTCCTGAAGGATGCGGGCCATGTGTCGAATAATCGACACGTGGATGTCGAGGCCGGTatcaaaaattctgaaaagttGTCAACGCCGGATAAAAAGTGTGAAATAGTTCATGAAAACAGTGAATTTGCCGCGGAATCTTCGTGCAGTAATTTCTCATCGTCGATCGTTGAccatgaaaaatatatcaccGACGATCCTTCTTTCGAACAGATTTCATTGAACTTCGATCATGATCCTGGAGCGGTAAGACCGAAACGCTGGAGTATTCACGGCACAGACACGAACAACGGAAACGTAGGAAACCTTGGCTTGAGGTATTTTAAAAAGACGCCCCAATCCACCGAGAAAAATACCGTGTTTGCAGTTAAAAAATCATCCACCAATGCCTCCAATGAGAACAAATTTAGTACGACGAGTACGAAGGGGGATCATCGCTTCGGTTTTCGCACCGTCAAAGATATCGACCTGCAGGACTCGCGCCAGGCGACGGAGGGCGTTTCTACTGCCTTAGGAAGTGTTGACAGAAAATTAGGACTTTCTTACGTTGTACTGAAGCAGACGGAGGAATCGTCGAGGAACGGTGATAGTACGGGAATGGTACCATTCTCGGGTGACTCTGACGTGGGAAATTTTGAACGAGCCTACGTCGTTCTGCCTGAAATTGAACGCGACAAGTCAGCGGAATCTAATGATCCGAATCAGAAGCAGCGACGTACTCTACAAAACCCGCATCGCGCAACTATGCCAATATCGAGGCTGCCCCGGTCGAAACCAAACGTCGTTAAGAAATCGTCGGACTTTCCGGAAATCCAAACGAACAAGTATGGATTTCGGCAACCTGCTGGAAGTCCAGTCACTACGCCGGTCACGGAGATCAACCGAAGTAGGAACTCGTGCAGCTTCGAAATTCCCTGGTTCGATGATAAAACCGTCACCAAGAAACCGCGTCAAAGTAAAATCTTGAAACCTCAAGAGATACCAAAGATCGCAACGAAAATTAAGGAATCTAATGAAACGGCTCTCGCTAACGAACGATTGAAGGAACACGGAAATG GACGCGTTCACTCTGCTATCGTGTCTGGGGTCAACTGGGAGCAACGGAGTGTCACTGTCGAATGGTTTGAGAGAGGAGAGACTAAAGGGAAGGAG GTGGAAATCGATGCGATTTTGGCTTTAAATCCAGAGTTGGTACCGAAAACTATGGGCCCACCTCCGCCAGTGAATAATCACATGATGCCTTCTCGTAATAAG GACTCTTCCGGTGAGGAGGACGACGGCGTTGACGAGTACGAAAACCAGGATGAAGGCTCGCTCGGACGTTCCGGTGCTCAACAAACCACGAGAAATGGTCTTAGCTCGGCAACCCTGCCTGTACGAGTTACATCTCGGCTTTCG AATACTACGAGAGCGTCTATTCCAGTCAAAG CCGTTCCAAATAGACAAATCACTCGAGCGGGGCGGCCGACAAATATAATTCCACCCATTACATCTGTGAACGGACACGGTGATTCCATCTCAGGTCTTACTCGACGGGAATTGGAGAATATCCCACCAACTCCGGTAACACCAGCACCATCAAGTGCTTCCACTGTGGCAATGAGCAAGCAGAAACAATTGCAGATACAACAGGCTCAACAGCAGCAATTGCAAattcaacaacaacaacaacaactacaacaacaacaagcTGCCCAAATCGAAAATGGAAGAGGTAGACGGTCGAACGTTGTCAAGGAGGTGGAAAGGCTAAAAAAGAacagagaggagaggaggcaGCGACAAGCAGAGCtgaaggaggaaaaagaagCATTAATGAACTTGGATCCTGGAAATCCAAATTGGGAATTCCTTGCTATGATTAG GGAGTATCAAAACACCATAGACTTTAGACCACTGCGAGACACAGACGCCGTAGAAGATCATCAAATAACCGTTTGTGTTCGAAAACGTCCGTTAAATCGTAAGGAGGTGAATCGTAAAGAAGTGGACGTTATAAGTGTTCCCAGTAAAGATCAGATGGTCGTTCACGAACCAAAAGCAAAGGTTGATTTAAccaaatatttggaaaatcaACTGTTCAGATTTGATTACGCTTTTGATGAAACTTGTACCAATGAAATAGTCTACAAATATACAGCCAAGCCATTAGTACAAACTATCTTTGAGGGTGGAATGGCTACTTGTTTTGCTTATGGTCAAACCGGAAGCGGTAAGACTCATACGATGGGTGGAGACTTCAATGGAAAAACTCAGGACTGCAAGAAAGGAATATATGCTATGGTCGCTAAAGACGTTTTCAAGTATTTAAAGTCCACTAAATATCGTCCACTGAATTTGATAATCTCTGCAAGTTTTTTTGAGATTTACTCAGGCAAAGTTTTTGACCTGCTCgctgaaaaagaaaagctcCGAGTACTGGAGGACGGGAAACAACAG GTCCAGATAGTTGGACTGACTGAAAAGGTTGTGGAATCTTGTGATGAAGTACTGAAATTAATTCAACATGGAAACAGTGCCAGAACTAGCGGGCAAACTAGCGCCAATGCTAACTCTTCGAGGTCGCATGCTGTCTTTCAAATAATTGCGCGGACACCAGGAACCCACAAGGTTCATGGAAAGTTTTCTCTAATCGATCTTGCCGGTAATGAAAGGGGAGCTGATACATCGTCAGCTAACAGACAAACCA GAATGGAAGGTGCTGAAATCAACAAATCACTGCTGGCGCTCAAAGAATGTATCCGTGCACTGGGACGTAAGGGTACACATTTGCCATTCAGAGCTAGTAAGCTAACTCAGGTTCTGCGAGATAGTTTTATcggagaaaaatcaaaaacttgtATG ATCGCTATGATCAGCCCAGGAATGAGCTCCTGCGAACATTCTCTTAATACATTACGGTACGCAGACAGAGTTAAGGAACTAGCTGCAACAGATCCAACAGAAGTAAAGGCACCATCGACAGATGACGATGAACGAGGTTTAAAGATAGAAGACCATTCGAACAACAGCGTTCTATCGGACAGTGATTTAGCACAGCTGAGATCACTCAat GAGGGAGAATTATCGCAGGACTTATATACTTTCCATGAAGCAGTATCTGCGCTACAGTTATTAGAGGAAGAAGTTTTGGACACGCATAAGCTTGTGGTTGACAATACAACTCGGTTTTTAAACGATGCGCACAGCGTTTTCAGTGCGACACACGAGGTGGACTATGATCAGGAAG ATACTCACGCAATGACAAAGGCTAATTCAATCTTCACATTAAGCCACAACTGGAGAGGCAGCAATGCAACATTAAACACGACGCTCagtataaatgataaattgaataacaatCCAGATTACGATAGTCATTCTAATTTGAATTCGTCGACACAAATTTCCGGTAAGAACTCCTATAATTCTCCTTGGAAAGATGAATTAAATTTTGggaattcagaaaattctGACAGTGATCAAGATAAGCTTGAAGTTGAATCTGAAAAGAAATACAGCGAAACTCTTAGCACTGTATCCATCAACACCATGCATAACAAGACGTTTTCCGATAGAACTACTCCGCCACACAAAAAATGCGAAACCAGAAGGTCAACCATTTCtggcataaaaaaatattccaaatatAATTGGGCTGGTACTTTTGATAATAGGgctaaaaaaaagatttcgtTCATGGAAAGTTCACTATCAAAATCAATCACAGCTGAAGGTAATGTTGAAAGTCGTGAAATATCAGATAAGAATGAATGTAGAACAACTGAAAAGAAAACtatgaattttacaattaacCCAACATCAGAGTGTAACAGTTGTGATTCATATGAAGATGACTCTTTGAAAGTAAATGACAAATTTAGTGACGAGCTAAAGTATACtaagttttcaaatattgacaGAACGTCggattcaaaattgaataatatgatCGAAAGTGATTTGATCTTTCCACCTGTAACTGATAATTcttatttcataaaaaatgatgCTTCCCCTGCTAGGATCAATATATTTACTGATTGCTCTGATAAAAATCTTGAAATGCCATCCATTTTAAAAAGTACGGCTAATACAGCGTCTTcgattttaaaagtaaaccaacagatgaaaaatcgatatcATATTAAACTAGACACATTACAACCAAATTTTAACACATCTGTGCCAGAAAAGGGTCCAATAGATTCTGGGTTCGAACGCACTTCAACATTAGTAAAAAAGTGTgtcttgaaaaaatcaatagaCTCCAATATAGCTGAAATCTCAGTTGTTGAATCACAAATTGAAGACccgaaattaatgaaaaaaagcttgtgcagaaaattatttcaaattgcgTCAAACTTAATAATTAATGTGATTCTGTTTACATTGTTACCTGCAGTTTATATCGCGTTTTTTGCGTACTTACATAgtgtaaatgaataa
- the LOC107218539 gene encoding uncharacterized protein LOC107218539 isoform X1 gives MGWLTQCVCGARSAGSEPDVRQKSAGKRGKKRKNKKGEQKNSAGSPNVNRNAIAIEPVAQSTELNSSNRDEAVLKDAGHVSNNRHVDVEAGIKNSEKLSTPDKKCEIVHENSEFAAESSCSNFSSSIVDHEKYITDDPSFEQISLNFDHDPGAVRPKRWSIHGTDTNNGNVGNLGLRYFKKTPQSTEKNTVFAVKKSSTNASNENKFSTTSTKGDHRFGFRTVKDIDLQDSRQATEGVSTALGSVDRKLGLSYVVLKQTEESSRNGDSTGMVPFSGDSDVGNFERAYVVLPEIERDKSAESNDPNQKQRRTLQNPHRATMPISRLPRSKPNVVKKSSDFPEIQTNKYGFRQPAGSPVTTPVTEINRSRNSCSFEIPWFDDKTVTKKPRQSKILKPQEIPKIATKIKESNETALANERLKEHGNGRVHSAIVSGVNWEQRSVTVEWFERGETKGKEVEIDAILALNPELVPKTMGPPPPVNNHMMPSRNKDSSGEEDDGVDEYENQDEGSLGRSGAQQTTRNGLSSATLPVRVTSRLSNTTRASIPVKGKSVPNRQITRAGRPTNIIPPITSVNGHGDSISGLTRRELENIPPTPVTPAPSSASTVAMSKQKQLQIQQAQQQQLQIQQQQQQLQQQQAAQIENGRGRRSNVVKEVERLKKNREERRQRQAELKEEKEALMNLDPGNPNWEFLAMIREYQNTIDFRPLRDTDAVEDHQITVCVRKRPLNRKEVNRKEVDVISVPSKDQMVVHEPKAKVDLTKYLENQLFRFDYAFDETCTNEIVYKYTAKPLVQTIFEGGMATCFAYGQTGSGKTHTMGGDFNGKTQDCKKGIYAMVAKDVFKYLKSTKYRPLNLIISASFFEIYSGKVFDLLAEKEKLRVLEDGKQQVQIVGLTEKVVESCDEVLKLIQHGNSARTSGQTSANANSSRSHAVFQIIARTPGTHKVHGKFSLIDLAGNERGADTSSANRQTRMEGAEINKSLLALKECIRALGRKGTHLPFRASKLTQVLRDSFIGEKSKTCMIAMISPGMSSCEHSLNTLRYADRVKELAATDPTEVKAPSTDDDERGLKIEDHSNNSVLSDSDLAQLRSLNEGELSQDLYTFHEAVSALQLLEEEVLDTHKLVVDNTTRFLNDAHSVFSATHEVDYDQEDTHAMTKANSIFTLSHNWRGSNATLNTTLSINDKLNNNPDYDSHSNLNSSTQISGKNSYNSPWKDELNFGNSENSDSDQDKLEVESEKKYSETLSTVSINTMHNKTFSDRTTPPHKKCETRRSTISGIKKYSKYNWAGTFDNRAKKKISFMESSLSKSITAEGNVESREISDKNECRTTEKKTMNFTINPTSECNSCDSYEDDSLKVNDKFSDELKYTKFSNIDRTSDSKLNNMIESDLIFPPVTDNSYFIKNDASPARINIFTDCSDKNLEMPSILKSTANTASSILKVNQQMKNRYHIKLDTLQPNFNTSVPEKGPIDSGFERTSTLVKKCVLKKSIDSNIAEISVVESQIEDPKLMKKSLCRKLFQIASNLIINVILFTLLPAVYIAFFAYLHSVNE, from the exons ATGGGTTGGTTGACACAATGCGTTTGTGGTGCTCGGAGCGCCGGCTCGGAACCGGATGTGAGGCAGAAAAGTGCGGGAAAACGtgggaaaaagagaaaaaacaagaaaggGGAACAGAAAAATTCCGCTGGGTCGCCAAATGTCAATCGAAACGCCATCGCGATCGAACCGGTGGCCCAGAGCACAGAGCTAAATTCTTCAAACCGGGATGAAGCTGTCCTGAAGGATGCGGGCCATGTGTCGAATAATCGACACGTGGATGTCGAGGCCGGTatcaaaaattctgaaaagttGTCAACGCCGGATAAAAAGTGTGAAATAGTTCATGAAAACAGTGAATTTGCCGCGGAATCTTCGTGCAGTAATTTCTCATCGTCGATCGTTGAccatgaaaaatatatcaccGACGATCCTTCTTTCGAACAGATTTCATTGAACTTCGATCATGATCCTGGAGCGGTAAGACCGAAACGCTGGAGTATTCACGGCACAGACACGAACAACGGAAACGTAGGAAACCTTGGCTTGAGGTATTTTAAAAAGACGCCCCAATCCACCGAGAAAAATACCGTGTTTGCAGTTAAAAAATCATCCACCAATGCCTCCAATGAGAACAAATTTAGTACGACGAGTACGAAGGGGGATCATCGCTTCGGTTTTCGCACCGTCAAAGATATCGACCTGCAGGACTCGCGCCAGGCGACGGAGGGCGTTTCTACTGCCTTAGGAAGTGTTGACAGAAAATTAGGACTTTCTTACGTTGTACTGAAGCAGACGGAGGAATCGTCGAGGAACGGTGATAGTACGGGAATGGTACCATTCTCGGGTGACTCTGACGTGGGAAATTTTGAACGAGCCTACGTCGTTCTGCCTGAAATTGAACGCGACAAGTCAGCGGAATCTAATGATCCGAATCAGAAGCAGCGACGTACTCTACAAAACCCGCATCGCGCAACTATGCCAATATCGAGGCTGCCCCGGTCGAAACCAAACGTCGTTAAGAAATCGTCGGACTTTCCGGAAATCCAAACGAACAAGTATGGATTTCGGCAACCTGCTGGAAGTCCAGTCACTACGCCGGTCACGGAGATCAACCGAAGTAGGAACTCGTGCAGCTTCGAAATTCCCTGGTTCGATGATAAAACCGTCACCAAGAAACCGCGTCAAAGTAAAATCTTGAAACCTCAAGAGATACCAAAGATCGCAACGAAAATTAAGGAATCTAATGAAACGGCTCTCGCTAACGAACGATTGAAGGAACACGGAAATG GACGCGTTCACTCTGCTATCGTGTCTGGGGTCAACTGGGAGCAACGGAGTGTCACTGTCGAATGGTTTGAGAGAGGAGAGACTAAAGGGAAGGAG GTGGAAATCGATGCGATTTTGGCTTTAAATCCAGAGTTGGTACCGAAAACTATGGGCCCACCTCCGCCAGTGAATAATCACATGATGCCTTCTCGTAATAAG GACTCTTCCGGTGAGGAGGACGACGGCGTTGACGAGTACGAAAACCAGGATGAAGGCTCGCTCGGACGTTCCGGTGCTCAACAAACCACGAGAAATGGTCTTAGCTCGGCAACCCTGCCTGTACGAGTTACATCTCGGCTTTCG AATACTACGAGAGCGTCTATTCCAGTCAAAGGTAAGT CCGTTCCAAATAGACAAATCACTCGAGCGGGGCGGCCGACAAATATAATTCCACCCATTACATCTGTGAACGGACACGGTGATTCCATCTCAGGTCTTACTCGACGGGAATTGGAGAATATCCCACCAACTCCGGTAACACCAGCACCATCAAGTGCTTCCACTGTGGCAATGAGCAAGCAGAAACAATTGCAGATACAACAGGCTCAACAGCAGCAATTGCAAattcaacaacaacaacaacaactacaacaacaacaagcTGCCCAAATCGAAAATGGAAGAGGTAGACGGTCGAACGTTGTCAAGGAGGTGGAAAGGCTAAAAAAGAacagagaggagaggaggcaGCGACAAGCAGAGCtgaaggaggaaaaagaagCATTAATGAACTTGGATCCTGGAAATCCAAATTGGGAATTCCTTGCTATGATTAG GGAGTATCAAAACACCATAGACTTTAGACCACTGCGAGACACAGACGCCGTAGAAGATCATCAAATAACCGTTTGTGTTCGAAAACGTCCGTTAAATCGTAAGGAGGTGAATCGTAAAGAAGTGGACGTTATAAGTGTTCCCAGTAAAGATCAGATGGTCGTTCACGAACCAAAAGCAAAGGTTGATTTAAccaaatatttggaaaatcaACTGTTCAGATTTGATTACGCTTTTGATGAAACTTGTACCAATGAAATAGTCTACAAATATACAGCCAAGCCATTAGTACAAACTATCTTTGAGGGTGGAATGGCTACTTGTTTTGCTTATGGTCAAACCGGAAGCGGTAAGACTCATACGATGGGTGGAGACTTCAATGGAAAAACTCAGGACTGCAAGAAAGGAATATATGCTATGGTCGCTAAAGACGTTTTCAAGTATTTAAAGTCCACTAAATATCGTCCACTGAATTTGATAATCTCTGCAAGTTTTTTTGAGATTTACTCAGGCAAAGTTTTTGACCTGCTCgctgaaaaagaaaagctcCGAGTACTGGAGGACGGGAAACAACAG GTCCAGATAGTTGGACTGACTGAAAAGGTTGTGGAATCTTGTGATGAAGTACTGAAATTAATTCAACATGGAAACAGTGCCAGAACTAGCGGGCAAACTAGCGCCAATGCTAACTCTTCGAGGTCGCATGCTGTCTTTCAAATAATTGCGCGGACACCAGGAACCCACAAGGTTCATGGAAAGTTTTCTCTAATCGATCTTGCCGGTAATGAAAGGGGAGCTGATACATCGTCAGCTAACAGACAAACCA GAATGGAAGGTGCTGAAATCAACAAATCACTGCTGGCGCTCAAAGAATGTATCCGTGCACTGGGACGTAAGGGTACACATTTGCCATTCAGAGCTAGTAAGCTAACTCAGGTTCTGCGAGATAGTTTTATcggagaaaaatcaaaaacttgtATG ATCGCTATGATCAGCCCAGGAATGAGCTCCTGCGAACATTCTCTTAATACATTACGGTACGCAGACAGAGTTAAGGAACTAGCTGCAACAGATCCAACAGAAGTAAAGGCACCATCGACAGATGACGATGAACGAGGTTTAAAGATAGAAGACCATTCGAACAACAGCGTTCTATCGGACAGTGATTTAGCACAGCTGAGATCACTCAat GAGGGAGAATTATCGCAGGACTTATATACTTTCCATGAAGCAGTATCTGCGCTACAGTTATTAGAGGAAGAAGTTTTGGACACGCATAAGCTTGTGGTTGACAATACAACTCGGTTTTTAAACGATGCGCACAGCGTTTTCAGTGCGACACACGAGGTGGACTATGATCAGGAAG ATACTCACGCAATGACAAAGGCTAATTCAATCTTCACATTAAGCCACAACTGGAGAGGCAGCAATGCAACATTAAACACGACGCTCagtataaatgataaattgaataacaatCCAGATTACGATAGTCATTCTAATTTGAATTCGTCGACACAAATTTCCGGTAAGAACTCCTATAATTCTCCTTGGAAAGATGAATTAAATTTTGggaattcagaaaattctGACAGTGATCAAGATAAGCTTGAAGTTGAATCTGAAAAGAAATACAGCGAAACTCTTAGCACTGTATCCATCAACACCATGCATAACAAGACGTTTTCCGATAGAACTACTCCGCCACACAAAAAATGCGAAACCAGAAGGTCAACCATTTCtggcataaaaaaatattccaaatatAATTGGGCTGGTACTTTTGATAATAGGgctaaaaaaaagatttcgtTCATGGAAAGTTCACTATCAAAATCAATCACAGCTGAAGGTAATGTTGAAAGTCGTGAAATATCAGATAAGAATGAATGTAGAACAACTGAAAAGAAAACtatgaattttacaattaacCCAACATCAGAGTGTAACAGTTGTGATTCATATGAAGATGACTCTTTGAAAGTAAATGACAAATTTAGTGACGAGCTAAAGTATACtaagttttcaaatattgacaGAACGTCggattcaaaattgaataatatgatCGAAAGTGATTTGATCTTTCCACCTGTAACTGATAATTcttatttcataaaaaatgatgCTTCCCCTGCTAGGATCAATATATTTACTGATTGCTCTGATAAAAATCTTGAAATGCCATCCATTTTAAAAAGTACGGCTAATACAGCGTCTTcgattttaaaagtaaaccaacagatgaaaaatcgatatcATATTAAACTAGACACATTACAACCAAATTTTAACACATCTGTGCCAGAAAAGGGTCCAATAGATTCTGGGTTCGAACGCACTTCAACATTAGTAAAAAAGTGTgtcttgaaaaaatcaatagaCTCCAATATAGCTGAAATCTCAGTTGTTGAATCACAAATTGAAGACccgaaattaatgaaaaaaagcttgtgcagaaaattatttcaaattgcgTCAAACTTAATAATTAATGTGATTCTGTTTACATTGTTACCTGCAGTTTATATCGCGTTTTTTGCGTACTTACATAgtgtaaatgaataa